Proteins encoded together in one Cyanobium sp. WAJ14-Wanaka window:
- a CDS encoding homocysteine biosynthesis protein, with amino-acid sequence MSFPVRTEAQLRQKQERGVLSVCSAAEFRKLVAQHGMAPAYAATDVVVAADACFTDQASLHLGLGASEPPIRFRQALVGGVSAATGHGSSELVLAIGGGLGEPKRLGGAQVLAALIGGQQVSIDASGEATALHPRRELHSQIQLEQLATGRLLLHRAIAENGVVAVSSAEGLTASPYGPLLGPFANALYSCAGAGSIGLTMPGLALLGPGSPVLVGGAIGWVVGSGSGHQPKPKRQASGHALSPGCSAAVAVDLHPLRSPWVRACFFEGHGSALLIATAVPVPLINRKVAEQAAADNASLQAPVLDLALPRRLKPNLGLASYDHLLGGQLELNGQRLSCAPAHSPRLAEAHGEELARQLRDGRFPLRLPPIPLGQRPSLLALDD; translated from the coding sequence GTGAGCTTTCCCGTACGCACTGAGGCGCAACTGCGCCAAAAGCAGGAGCGCGGTGTGCTCTCGGTTTGCTCCGCCGCAGAATTTCGCAAACTGGTGGCCCAGCACGGCATGGCCCCCGCCTACGCCGCCACAGACGTGGTGGTGGCAGCCGATGCCTGCTTCACCGACCAGGCCAGCCTGCACCTGGGCCTGGGGGCCAGCGAGCCCCCAATTCGCTTTCGCCAAGCCCTGGTTGGCGGGGTAAGTGCGGCCACGGGCCACGGCAGCAGCGAACTGGTCTTGGCCATCGGCGGTGGCCTGGGGGAACCGAAACGCCTCGGCGGAGCCCAGGTCTTAGCAGCCCTAATCGGGGGCCAGCAGGTGAGCATCGATGCCAGTGGCGAGGCAACTGCCCTCCACCCCCGCCGCGAACTGCACAGCCAGATCCAGCTCGAACAACTTGCCACCGGTCGGCTGCTGTTGCACCGCGCCATCGCCGAAAACGGAGTGGTGGCGGTCAGCAGCGCCGAAGGTCTCACGGCCAGCCCCTATGGCCCCCTGCTGGGCCCCTTTGCCAATGCCCTCTACAGCTGTGCCGGGGCGGGCAGCATTGGCCTGACCATGCCAGGTCTGGCGCTCTTGGGCCCTGGCTCCCCCGTGCTGGTGGGCGGCGCCATCGGTTGGGTGGTGGGCAGCGGCAGCGGCCACCAGCCCAAACCCAAGCGCCAAGCCAGTGGCCATGCCCTGAGCCCCGGCTGCAGCGCGGCGGTGGCGGTGGATCTCCATCCCCTGCGGAGCCCATGGGTGCGGGCCTGTTTTTTTGAGGGCCATGGCAGCGCCCTACTGATCGCCACGGCAGTGCCCGTGCCCCTGATCAATAGGAAAGTTGCCGAACAGGCCGCAGCAGACAACGCCAGTCTGCAGGCACCAGTGCTCGATCTAGCCCTGCCCAGGCGGCTCAAACCAAACCTGGGCCTGGCCAGCTACGACCATCTGCTGGGCGGCCAACTGGAGCTAAACGGGCAGCGGCTCAGCTGCGCGCCTGCCCATAGCCCGAGGTTGGCGGAGGCCCATGGCGAGGAATTGGCCCGCCAACTGCGCGATGGCCGCTTCCCCTTACGGCTGCCCCCAATCCCCCTGGGCCAGCGCCCTTCCCTAC
- the gyrA gene encoding DNA gyrase subunit A — MADPTGPGERNPGDSDERIIQTDLRNEMSRSYLEYAMSVIVGRALPDARDGLKPVHRRILYAMYELGLTSDRPYRKCARVVGEVLGKYHPHGDTAVYDALVRMAQDFSMRMPLIDGHGNFGSVDNDPPAAMRYTESRLQALTTDALLEDIEAETVDYADNFDGSQQEPTVMPARIPQLLLNGSSGIAVGMATNIPPHNLTELIDGMLALIANPEIDDQQLMAIIPGPDFPTGGQILGRRGIRETYTTGRGSVTMRGVASIETVEAKGRPDRDAVIITELPYQTNKASLIERIAELVNDKKLEGIADIRDESDRDGMRIVIELRRDAYPQVVLNNLFKLTPLQNNFSAYMLALVKGEPVLLTLAKMLRVFLDFRVETIERRTRYLLRKAEERDHILLGLLLALDQLDPIIALIRAAPDAATARLQLQERHGLSDVQADAILQMQLRRLTALEADKIRLEHEDLVAKIADYKDILGRRERVLGIIIDELQAIRAKYLSPRRTEILDLEGGLEDIDLIANERSVVLLTETGYLKRMPVNEFEATSRGTRGKAGTKSQGEEAVRLFISCNDHDSLLLFSDRGVVYSVPAYRVPMCSRAAKGTPIVQLLPIPREEQITSLLAVSAFEEDGVLLMLTSGGYVKRTRLSAFANIRANGLIAISLEEGDALTWVRLALPGDSVLIGSLKGMTIHFRLNDSELRPLGRTARGVRAMNLRNGDQLVSMDVLPAELADRVANASGDDEASALDGPDDEVEEAVSADGPWVLVASASGLGKRVPVDQFRLQKRAGMGLRCMKFRRDGDVLVGLKVLGAGEELLLVSEKGVIVRTQADAIPQQSRAATGVRLQKLDAGDRLSEVVLVPPAQEEEPVVEVEATVAPEA, encoded by the coding sequence ATGGCGGATCCAACCGGTCCCGGCGAACGGAATCCCGGTGACTCCGACGAACGGATCATCCAGACCGACCTGCGCAATGAAATGTCGCGCTCCTATTTGGAGTATGCGATGAGTGTGATCGTGGGAAGGGCCCTGCCCGATGCCCGCGATGGCCTCAAGCCGGTGCACCGCCGGATCCTCTACGCGATGTATGAGCTGGGTCTTACCAGCGATCGCCCCTACCGCAAATGTGCCCGTGTGGTGGGGGAGGTGCTTGGTAAGTATCACCCCCACGGCGATACGGCTGTCTACGACGCCCTGGTGCGGATGGCCCAGGACTTCTCCATGCGCATGCCCCTAATCGATGGGCATGGCAATTTCGGTTCGGTGGATAACGATCCCCCCGCGGCGATGCGGTACACCGAATCGCGGTTGCAGGCCCTCACCACCGATGCCCTCCTGGAGGACATCGAAGCCGAAACCGTCGACTACGCCGACAACTTTGACGGCTCCCAGCAGGAGCCCACCGTGATGCCGGCCCGCATCCCCCAGCTCTTGCTGAATGGCTCCTCTGGCATTGCGGTGGGGATGGCCACCAACATTCCGCCCCACAACCTCACCGAGTTGATCGACGGGATGTTGGCGCTGATCGCCAATCCTGAGATTGATGATCAGCAATTGATGGCAATTATTCCGGGCCCTGATTTTCCCACCGGTGGGCAAATTCTGGGTCGTCGGGGTATTCGCGAGACCTACACCACCGGCCGCGGCTCGGTGACAATGCGGGGTGTCGCCTCGATCGAAACGGTGGAGGCGAAGGGACGGCCAGATCGGGATGCGGTGATCATCACCGAATTGCCCTACCAAACCAATAAAGCCTCCCTAATAGAGCGTATTGCTGAACTGGTCAACGATAAAAAGCTGGAGGGTATTGCCGACATTCGCGATGAGAGTGATCGCGATGGCATGCGCATCGTGATTGAACTGCGCCGCGATGCCTATCCCCAAGTTGTTCTAAACAATCTCTTCAAGCTCACCCCCCTCCAAAATAACTTCAGCGCCTACATGCTGGCCCTGGTTAAGGGTGAGCCCGTGCTGCTCACCCTGGCCAAAATGTTGAGGGTCTTCCTCGACTTCCGGGTCGAGACCATCGAGCGGCGCACCCGCTATCTGTTGCGTAAGGCGGAAGAGCGCGACCACATCCTCTTGGGCCTGTTGCTGGCACTCGATCAGCTCGATCCGATCATCGCCCTGATCAGGGCTGCCCCAGATGCTGCCACGGCCCGCCTGCAGCTACAGGAGCGCCATGGCCTGAGCGATGTCCAGGCGGATGCAATTTTGCAGATGCAGCTGCGGCGTCTGACGGCTCTGGAGGCCGACAAGATTCGCCTGGAACACGAGGATCTGGTTGCCAAGATTGCCGACTACAAGGACATTCTTGGCCGTAGGGAACGGGTGCTGGGAATCATCATCGATGAGCTCCAGGCGATTAGGGCCAAGTATCTGTCGCCCCGCCGCACCGAAATCCTCGACCTCGAGGGTGGCTTGGAGGATATCGACCTGATCGCCAACGAGCGCTCGGTGGTACTGCTTACCGAAACCGGTTACCTCAAGCGGATGCCGGTGAATGAGTTTGAGGCGACTAGCCGGGGCACCCGGGGCAAGGCCGGCACCAAGAGCCAGGGGGAGGAGGCTGTCAGGTTGTTTATCAGCTGCAACGACCACGATTCACTGCTCCTCTTTAGTGATCGGGGTGTTGTCTATTCAGTGCCTGCCTATCGGGTGCCGATGTGTAGCAGGGCTGCCAAGGGCACTCCCATCGTGCAGCTGCTACCGATTCCCCGGGAAGAGCAGATCACCTCGCTGCTGGCCGTAAGTGCCTTCGAAGAGGACGGGGTGTTGTTGATGCTCACCAGCGGCGGCTATGTGAAGCGCACCCGCCTCTCTGCCTTCGCCAACATTCGTGCCAATGGCCTGATTGCCATTTCCCTGGAGGAGGGTGATGCCCTCACCTGGGTGCGGTTGGCCCTGCCCGGTGACAGCGTGCTGATCGGTTCCCTGAAGGGGATGACGATCCATTTCCGCCTCAACGACAGCGAGCTAAGGCCCCTGGGGCGCACAGCCCGCGGGGTGCGGGCCATGAATCTGCGCAACGGTGACCAGCTGGTCAGCATGGATGTGTTGCCGGCCGAGCTGGCTGATCGGGTCGCCAATGCCTCCGGCGACGACGAAGCTTCGGCGCTCGATGGGCCCGACGACGAGGTCGAAGAAGCGGTTAGCGCCGATGGTCCCTGGGTGCTGGTGGCTTCAGCCAGTGGCCTGGGCAAGCGGGTGCCCGTTGATCAATTCCGGCTGCAAAAGCGGGCCGGTATGGGCCTGCGCTGCATGAAGTTCCGCCGCGACGGGGATGTGCTGGTGGGCCTCAAGGTCCTGGGTGCTGGTGAGGAACTGCTGCTGGTAAGTGAAAAGGGGGTGATCGTGCGCACCCAGGCCGATGCGATTCCCCAGCAGTCCCGGGCCGCCACGGGCGTCAGGCTGCAGAAGCTGGATGCGGGCGACCGGCTCTCGGAGGTGGTCCTGGTGCCGCCGGCGCAGGAGGAGGAGCCCGTTGTCGAGGTTGAAGCCACGGTCGCGCCGGAGGCGTGA
- the crtL gene encoding lycopene beta cyclase produces the protein MKVDVLVIGSGPAALAIASELVDRGLVVEGLSPVDPAEPWPNTYGIWGPEVDRLGLGGLLGHRWSDTRSYFASSVEPLLHQVDYGLFDKQRLQAFWLGRCSHGAMAWHRGLAATIDHSPSHSTVTTDRGVELKARLVVDASGHRAAFVQRPDGGAVAAQGAYGVVGSFSAPPVRAGEFVLMDYRSDHLSAAEQRCGPPTFLYAMDMGEGLFFVEETSLALAPPVPFEVLKERLQRRLAHGGIAIETVCHEEFCLFPMNLPLPDLNQRVVGFGGAASMVHPASGYMVGALLRRAPGLADAIATALRNPAGGDSLLDGAEVAASAWQALWPLELRRKHALYCFGLEKLMRYPEAQLRQFFDSFFQLPQEQWYGFLTNTLSLPELVAAMLRLFLAAPWSVRWGLMQQQGREWALLTRLLSP, from the coding sequence GTGAAGGTGGATGTGTTGGTGATTGGTTCAGGGCCTGCGGCCCTGGCCATCGCCAGTGAATTGGTTGATCGTGGCCTAGTGGTGGAGGGCCTTTCCCCAGTTGATCCAGCTGAACCCTGGCCCAATACCTACGGGATCTGGGGCCCAGAGGTTGATCGCCTTGGCCTGGGGGGGCTGCTGGGCCACCGCTGGAGCGATACGCGCAGCTATTTCGCCAGTTCGGTTGAGCCCCTGCTGCACCAGGTGGACTACGGCCTCTTTGACAAGCAGCGATTGCAGGCCTTTTGGTTGGGGCGCTGCAGCCATGGGGCCATGGCCTGGCATCGGGGCCTGGCAGCGACGATCGACCATTCCCCCAGCCATTCCACGGTGACTACCGACAGGGGAGTGGAGCTCAAGGCCCGTTTGGTGGTGGATGCCAGCGGCCATCGGGCCGCCTTTGTGCAACGTCCAGATGGGGGAGCAGTGGCAGCCCAGGGGGCCTACGGAGTGGTGGGCAGCTTCTCTGCTCCACCGGTTAGGGCCGGGGAGTTTGTGTTGATGGACTACCGCAGCGACCACCTCAGCGCCGCTGAACAACGCTGCGGCCCTCCGACCTTTTTGTATGCGATGGATATGGGGGAAGGGCTGTTTTTTGTGGAGGAAACCTCCCTCGCCTTGGCTCCACCAGTGCCGTTTGAGGTGTTGAAGGAACGGTTGCAGCGGCGCTTGGCCCACGGCGGGATCGCCATCGAAACTGTTTGCCACGAGGAATTTTGCCTATTCCCGATGAATCTGCCGCTGCCCGATTTGAACCAGAGGGTTGTGGGCTTTGGGGGGGCGGCAAGCATGGTGCACCCTGCCTCTGGCTACATGGTTGGGGCTTTGTTGCGCCGAGCACCGGGCCTGGCCGATGCGATTGCCACGGCCCTGCGTAATCCGGCGGGTGGCGATTCCCTGCTGGATGGGGCCGAGGTGGCGGCTAGCGCTTGGCAAGCCCTCTGGCCACTGGAGTTGCGGCGTAAGCACGCCCTCTACTGCTTTGGTTTGGAGAAGTTGATGCGTTACCCGGAGGCCCAGCTGCGCCAGTTTTTCGACAGTTTTTTCCAGTTGCCGCAGGAGCAGTGGTATGGCTTTTTAACCAACACCCTCAGCCTGCCTGAACTGGTGGCCGCCATGCTGCGTTTGTTCCTAGCGGCTCCCTGGAGCGTGCGTTGGGGCCTGATGCAACAACAGGGCAGG